AAATATTCCGCGGAACATCTCTCAGAACCACAGATCATGGATTCTAATCCAACACACTGGTGCCGAGTGATCAACCCGAGCGCTCCACATGAGGGGCAAGCCAGAACAGCACAGTAGGGGTTATCCGATTTCCCCAACCCATTCGTCTCGTCCAACAAAAACATCGTACCCGGTTCCATTTGTTCCGGGATCCACTCATCGAGGAAGTTCAACTCTGGAACCATATCTCCACCTCTTTGCATTGCGGACAGTTAATCTGCGTAATTTCCATTGGCATGTTTCCAACAGAAACTCTTCTTTTGCGGTTTCTTCAACCTCTCGATCAGAATTGCACCAACTATGGTGCAAAGCATATCCCAATTTCGTCACGTGTCAATGAAGAATTCAGCGGATGATTCCTTCCTGATTCCTAACGTTTTCCGTAAAGGGCCTGGTAGATTCTTCTATTTCGCAGAATCGCTTGGACATACTCTCGCGTCTCCGTATAAGGAATGGATTCAACAAACTCGGCAATATCCTGGTACGGACCTGCCGCCATCCACCGGCGTACCGGTACATCTCCCGCGTTGTAAGCTGCAAGAGCATATTCCGCCTGTCCGCCGTACCGGGCAAGAACCTGGTTCAAATTGAGGGTTCCTAGTCGAAGATTGGTACCCGCATTCAATAGATCGGATGTCTTGAAATTATGCATTCCTTGTTTTCTTGCCAGCGACTTGCCCACGGAGGGAAGAAGCTGCATCAACCCATAAGCATTTGCTCGGCTGACGGCTCCTGCATTGAACTCCGATTCCTGTCGAATCAACGAAGCAACCAGGTAAGGATCCAGCCCATTCTTCTCTGAGTTCGCCACCAGATCGTTCCAATAGGCTCGAGGAAAAAGAAGCTGCCAGTAGAGGGTAGGTACCTGATCCAAAGGCAGAGCAAAGAAGGAGATCTTGCTGCGCTTCAGGGACTGAAGTGTGCGGGTCGTTTCCCCATAAGAGGCATAGATGCGCGCTTCCGCAAGCGCACCCCATTCAGAAGAATCTGGCGCAGCCTGAATCTCTGGACCGATGTACTCATTCAGCGCAGCATTCGCCACCAACCGCGCTTTGATCAGATGGGGCTCGTTTTCCGGAATCTCATCGATCAGCGACGGGATCTCACGCTTCTGTATCGAAGCCAGAACTGGAGATGCCAGAACATTGGGCGCTTGCGTTCCAAGGATTTCAAGACGTTTCCGTGCCAGTTCTGCGTAGTAGTAGTTCGTGTAATTCGCGCTCAGCGCACGATAGTAATTTGCAGCTTGACCGGGATTATGTTCCTGCTCTTCAAAGATGCGTCCGCGCCAGTAAAGGGCTGTGGGAGCTTCAATCCCTGCGCCATACTGGACGATCTGCTCATCCATCAGCCGGGCAGCTTCCCCAAAGTTCCGCATCCGGTAGTTCATCCATGCCGCGCGCCAGTGTGCAGAAGGAGCATAGGTGCTGCGGGGAAACATCTGTACCAGCAGCTTGTAGTGCTTGATCGCCTGCTCGGAATCTTGCTTGAGCAGGTACATATTGCCACCAGAGTAAAGGGCCTCCTCAAGCCACCGGCTTGTAGGAAAGCGCTTGATCATTTGATCGAGGACCGTCGTATGGGCCGCAGTATCACCTTCACTCCGCGAAAGCTCCGCAAGCAGATAAAGTTTGGCGGACGCCGCATCATCGTTCGGTTCCGGAAGACGCTCAACGTCCCGACGGCTGATCCGCTTGAGCTTGTAATCGCAAACCGCAGCATAAACCGCCAGAGCATCACGATCCATCTGAGAAAGGCTGGAATCATTCCGGGCAATCTCGTGGTACTCCTGCCCGGCTTCGTTGTAACGCTTTGCGTTGAAGAGCTGGTCAGCATGCGACTTACGCTCCGTCGCATTCAGTGGAACTCCCATTGCATCCAGCTGTGCGCGAGCCTGACCGGCCTCATAACTGAACGGAAACTTCGCATAGATGTTCCGATAGATTGGAGCGGCATGGCCAGCATCGCCTGTCAGCTGGTAAGCGCGACCCAGAATGTAACGGAAGTCGCTGTGGCTTCCAACCGGGGTATCTTCCAACGGATGCAATGCTGTTAGCGCACCCTGTGGATTGTTCTGCTGAATATATGCATTCGCAAGCAAAACCGGAGCATTTGCCACAAAAATACTGTCGGGATAGTGTTCGGCGAAGTGATCCAACAGAGCATAAGCATCCGCGCCGCGGTTGGCTTGGAGCGCAGCCTGTGCCCCTAGATAGTCCGCATAATCGTTCAGCACTTTACCACTTGTTTTCGCTTGTTGGAATGCTGTGTACGCCTCGTTATAGCGGCGGTCGAGCATATAGGCATGCCCCAGCGCCAACCATGCCGTAGCCGATCCTTCCCCCGGATGTGTACGAGCATAAGCCTGGACACCCGCATAAGCAGCAGCAGAACGCGTCGCATTAAGCTGTTGCGCCATTGGACGAAGCTGTTCCGTAGCACGAAACACGCTCGTCAAACGAATCGTCTCGGCCGTTGGCTTCTTTGCAGTTCGCCGATGTGCCTTCGTCTTCGCACTCGTTTTGCTTGATCTCCGAGCCGAGGAAGACTTCGCTGCCGTATGCGAAGAAGGCTGCGGGGTCTTCTTCTTGGCGCTCGTAGAGCTTTTAGAAGAATGCTTCTTGGCTGACGGTTTGGAAGAGCTTTGGGACCACGCAGGAAACCCTGTGCCCAAAACAAAAGAACCAAGCAGAAATGCCGTCTGAAATCTCGTACAAACCTTCAAAATTGACCCTCTTGCGGATGTCCACATCTTTTACTGTAAGCCGCTCCTCCCCCGCTGAGGGTTAGACTCCGCAAGGTGGAATCTGTACAGGTACACTCTTTCTTCTGCTTCGGCGGTAGGCCTTTGCCCGGATACAGCACGGCATTTACTATGGTTGAAGCGCATGAGATCAAAACTGAGTCATATGGGCTCATTTTTGATTTGCGCACCCTTTTGCCCATGCCCGCCATCCAATCTCCAGGAACGGAAGAGATTCATCCCGACGTAGCGTTAGTTGCGCGCGCTCGGGAAGGGGATACAGCAGCCTTTGAGCAGCTGGTCCGGCAATATGAACGCCAGATCTTTCGCGTAGCGCAGCATATTACGCAAAATCGTGAAGACGCTGAAGACATTACGCAGGACACCTTCCTCAAGGCTTACGAGAAGCTGGACCAGTTCCAGGGAAACTCGAAGTTTTCGACTTGGCTTGTCCGAATTGCAGTCAACGAAAGCCTTATGCGGCTTCGCAAGCGTAAGACCAGCAAGACCGTCTCTATGGACGAAGATGTCCAAACCGAAGAAGGATCGATCCCACGGGATTTTGCCGAGTGGCGCCCGAATCCAGAGCAGATCTTCGATCAGAACGAGCTTAACGACATTCTTCGGAGAACCATCCAGGGACTCCCTCCGGGTTTCCGCACCGTCTTTACGCTGCGGGATATCGAAAACCTCTCCACGGAAGAGACCGCGGAGGCACTTGGTTTGAGCATCCCCGCCGTCAAATCACGCCTTCTGCGCGCTCGTTTACAATTGCGCGAGCGTTTAAGCAGATACTTCCGCCAGCGGAAGGAGGGACAACCCGCATGAACTGCACCGATTTCCTGAGCCAGCTTACGGATTACTTCGATGGCCAGATCAGCCCCGAGCTTCTAGAGGAAGTCCGCGCTCACCTCTCTGGCTGCAAGCATTGCGAGGTTGTGCTCAACACCACCCGGCAAACGATCGAGGTCTATCGCGGCAACGAAGTTTACGAGATCTCCGACGATCTGCGCGAAAAGTTGCACACCGCTATTATGACGAAATGCCTCGAGAAAAAGCGCGCCTGACTCTTCCTCGCACAGAAGTTCCCAATCAAAAGTAGACGTGTCGTCTTGATCTGTTTACCCCAGCGACGTGTCATTTCGACCGGAAGCCCATAGTGAGTCGCAGGCGAATCAAATAGGCCGAAGCGAGAAATCTCCGCATCTTTGTCTTCCACCCATCGCACATCTCAAAAATTTGTCACTCTGCGAACAGCAACGCGCGGCAACCCGCGCAAGCTCGAGCCATCTTTAACTTGTCAAGCCCACGGCCCACAAAATTCCCTTGGGGGAATCATCTCAACTTCAACAAATCAAAACCTTTATAGTCCAAAAACAAATCTGCTCCGAAGTGCAGATTCACCCAGACTACCTCGTTAGAATAGAGATAGAGATAAAGAAGAATAGAAACGATAAGAGATAGGGCCAGGAGATCAATTCTGGCCCTATCTCTTTTTAAATCAATATTTTGAGGTCTAACCCTTTTGCATACAATATTTTACATCACAAAAAACAGATAACTCTTTGAAAAAAAGCTACTTACAAAACGCGTCTGGGGGGGCTATTCTCCACAAGAACGCGACGGATTCGGAGACATCGCACTAAAAAGCCTGACGTCCCTGAACCTGAAATGCGCACCATGCTGAAGTGTCATCCTGAGCGAGCAAACGGCAATTCGAAGGAATCTCCGGTTGACCTTCGGATAAATGCAATGGACTTCAGATCCAGGACACTAGATCCGCCCTGCCGTTCTTAGTGCCGCGATCTCGTCATCGCCGAATACCTTTGACCGGATCAGAAACCGCAATCCTTCTGGCCCCTCCAGCGAAAACATTCCTCCACGCCCTGTCACCACATCCAGAGTGAGCTGTGTATGCTTCCAGTACTCAAACTGGCTGCGGCTCATGTAGAACGGAGTTCCACCAATCTCCCCCAGTAAAACATCGCTGTCGCCGACAAGAAACTCGCCTCTCGGATAACACATCGGGGAGCTGCCATCGCAACAGCCCCCCGACTGGTGAAACATCAACTCTCCGTACCGGGCCTTCAGCTTCTCGATCAGAGCTAATGCACTGGGAGTCGCCGTCACCTGCAGCGGAAGTTGAGTTGCTGTCGTCATCGTTTAGAAAAATCCCATCGCCTTCGGGCTGTAACTGATGAGCTGGTTCTTCGTCTGCTGATAGTGGTCGAGCATGATTTTGTGGTTTTCGCGGCCAATACCCGACTGCTTATACCCGCCGAAGGCAGCATGGGCTGGATACAGATGGTAGCAGTTCGTCCATACCCGGCCAGCTTGAATAGAGCGGCCAAAATGATAGGCACGATTGAGATCGCGAGTCCAGATGCCGGCTCCCAGTCCATACAACGTATCATTCGCGATCGCCAGTGCCTCGTCATCATCCTTGAAGGTTGTCACTGAAACCACGGGGCCAAAGATTTCCTCCTGGAAGATACGCATCTTGTTGTTACCCTTGAAGACCGTCGGTTCGATATAGAAACCTTCCGCCAGATCTCCTTCCAGTTTTGCGCGCTTGCCACCCGTCAAAACCTCTGCCCCTTCCTGGCGGCCGATGTCGAGATACGAAAGGATCTTCTCCATCTGCTCTGTCGAAGCCTGCGCTCCAATCATGGTTGTTTTGTCTAGCGGATTACCCTGCTGGATCGCCCTCACCCGCTTCAACGCCCGCTCCATAAACCGGCCATAGATCGACTCATGAACCAAAGCACGCGATGGACAGGTACAGACTTCTCCCTGGTTCAGCGCAAACATTGCAAAGCCTTCAAGAGACTTGTCGAAGAAATCGTCGTCTTCGCGCATTACGTCGGCAAAGAAGATGTTGGGTGACTTGCCACCGAGTTCCAGCGTCACTGGAATAATGTTCTGCGACGCATACTGCATGATGAGTCGGCCAGTTGTCGTCTCGCCGGTAAACGCGATCTTGGCAATACGCGAACTCGAAGCTAGAGGCTTGCCGGCTTCCAGGCCAAAACCATTAACGATGTTCAGCACTCCAGGAGGAAGAATGTCCTGGATGAGTTCGGCAAAGACAAGGATACCGAGTGGTGTCTGCTCGGCGGGCTTCAGTACAACCGCGTTGCCGGCTGCAAGCGCGGGAGCCAACTTCCAGGCTGCCATCAATATTGGAAAGTTCCACGGGATAATCTGGCCGACAACACCCAACGGCTCGTGATAGTGATACGCAACTGTGGTCTCGTCGATCTCGCTGATCGAACCTTCCTGCGCGCGAATCGCTCCAGCAAAGTAACGGAAGTGATCGATCGCGAGAGGAATGTCGGCCGCCATGGCCTCGCGAATAGGCTTACCGTTGTCCCATGTCTCCACAGTGGCAAGCATTTCTAGGTTGTCTTCCATACGCTGCGCAATCTTCTCAAGCATGCGCGCACGCTCAGCGGGCGCAGTCTTGCCCCATGCAGTCTTCGCCGCATGAGCAGCATCCAGAGCGCGATCGACATCTGCTGCATTCGACCGCGGAATCTCGCACAGGATCTGTCCCGTAACTGGTGTTACGTTCTCGAAGTATTGTCCAGAGGCGGGAGCCACCCACTCACCACCAATAAAGTTGTTGTACCTTGCCCGAATTGATACGGGATAACCGTAAGCGCCGGGTCGCAGCGCAGTCATCGTTGCCATACTTCACACTCCTTCGCAATCGTTTTTCACGACGCGCGGTGAATTGTAGCCCTCAAGAACCACGGATGTCATAGAAAGAATGTTTTCGTCGCGGCTGTTTTATCGAACAAAACAGAAGGGGCAGCCGCAATGGCTGCCCTTCCTTCGCTCTTCTTCGAGATTTAGGGTTTACGTCGTGGCGAAATCTTATTCAATTCCGCAAGTAACGTGCGTGCTGAAGCCGGAGCCTTGACTTCATGCTTGAAGACGATGTCCTGCGCAGTAAGATCTTTCCCGTAGAGGTTCTTGTTAGCGCCATTGTCAGGACGCATGCTTGATCCCGACAACGAAATACCAGCGAAAAGTCCCTGTGCCCGAGACCAGGAGAGTATCTCGGCCTTCAGCATGACGTCCGTCTCTGCACTGGCATTGCGGCCCACCGGACCAGCCGCAGCCGAGGCATCGGCTCCGATCTTCACTTTGCTTGAAAGTACAGAACTAGCACCACGCTCATTCATAATCAGCAAAACGAAATCAGTTGCCTGACCGCCGATCTGAAATCCAAAGCTGGCGCCTTCCAGGGCCATCATTGTTGGAGCGCTCCACGGCCCCCTGAAATTCTTTCCCGTTCGGCAAGTCATCACGCCGCGGCCATAACTTCCGCCCACAACAAAAGCTGCTTTCTTTACGGAAGGATAAACAACGACGCACTCTGCCTTATCGATCAAGTCCTGAGGAATTCCTTTGTCAGGAGCTTCCAGGATGTCTCGTAAAACCAGGCCTGACTCTTTGACGCGATCTTCTTCTTTCTCCTGCCCTTTCGCCATCAGGGGTAGCACCAGCAGAACGCCTAACGATAGACATGCAATTTTCTTCATCTTCCTCTCCTCAACTCCTTAATTTTTTCTCTATTACTTGATGCGGGAGATCCGTGAACCCTTTTGCAGCCGAAGCCACTATACGCTACTAGGAAGCCTCCACAAATACGACGTCTCATTTTTTATTGCAGTTGCTCGAGTTGCGTTATCCAGCGATGAAATTCATGGTTTCAGGACCTGTCCTTTACCATCCCTAACTCTCTCCATACACCGGAACAGACGCACCATGGACAACCCGCGCCTCATCGCTGGCAAGGAACAAAATGACGCGCGCAATCTCCTCCGGCTTTGGCCATCTGTCAAAATCGGCGTCTGGCATCCCCTTTCGATTCGCTTCCGTATCAATGATGCTCGGCAAAATCGAATTAACCCGTACCCCTGTTCCTTTGACATCGGCTGCAAGACAGTCCATCAGAGCCACAGCAGCAGCTTTAGACGCCGCATATGCTGAGGCTCCAGCTGCGTGATCAAATGCAGCCTTCGCTGCGACATTGATGAGTACTCCCCTTCCCTGCTGAACCAGCGCCGGGATCGTGGTACGTCCAAGTACAAATCCAACGCGCAGATTCAAATCCAACATCCGTTCGAATACCTTTGGCTCTAGCTCCCATAGTTTGATTCCGCCTGCATAGCCACCCACGGTATTAACCACGACATCCAATCTGCCATGCTTTGACAAAATACTAGAGACTAAGGCCGATATCGCAGATTCATCCGTTGCATCCGCCTGCACACCTTCAATGAAACCGGCCTTCTCCCCTGCGGCCTGCTTCAATGCGGTGAGCTCGGCCGCGTTGCGATAAGTTGTAGTAACCTTTGCGTTCTCCGCGGCAAAGGCCAGAACAACACTGCGACCAAGCCCACCTGTTCCTCCGGTCACCAGAACAACTTTGCTTGCATGACTGATCTGCATCTCTCGAATCTCCCTTCTTCAGACGACTTTATCAAGTGCGTAGATTGCAAGAGAACAGATCCTCCTCCTGCCACATTTGATCGAATGCTATCGCTAACCTGAACGAACTGGTACCCTCAATCGATGATGCCAACACCCTTCGATGCCATCATCATCGGGGCTGGCCAGGCCGGTCCCTCCCTCGCAGGCAGACTCGCACAGGCAGGTCGTAAGGTCGCCATCGTCGAACGCAAACTCTTTGGCGGGACCTGTGTCAATACCGGTTGTACTCCTACCAAAACACTGATTGCCAGCGCCTATGTTGCCCACAAGGCCCATACCGCCAAGATGTATGGCATCGATGTCTCAGGTCCGGTACATGCCGATATGAGGGAGATCAAAGCCCGTAAAGATTCCATTTTGCTCAAGTCTCGCGACAACATCGAATCATGGTTGCGCGACATGCAGAATTGTACGGTCTTCACCGGCCATGCTCGCTTTGAGTCTCCCACGACCATCCGAGTCGATAAAGAACTTCTCTCTGCTCCGCAAATCTTTCTCAATGTCGGCGGACGCGCCTCCGTACCTCCAATACCAGGCGTCCATGAGGTGCCCTTCCTTACCAACACCTCTCTCCTCGACCTTGAAGAACTTCCCCGCCATCTTGCGATCGTAGGAGGAAGCTACATTGGTATCGAATTTGCGCAGGCTTTCCGGCGCTTTGGCAGCGAGATCACTATCATCGAAATGGGGCCGCGTCTTGCGCAACGCGAAGATGACGACGTCTCCTCAACAATCAAAGAGATCCTCGAAAAAGAAGGTATCCGCATCCGGCTTAACGCCGAATGCATCAGTCTGGATCATTCGCCTGAAGGTGTGTCTGTACATGTCAACTGCAACGAAGACAACAAGCCCCTCATAGCATCCCATGTCCTTCTTGCAGTAGGCCGCCGCCCCAATACCGATGACCTCGGTCTCGACAAAGCAGGAGTCGCCACCGACCAACACGGCTATATCAAGGTCGATGACCAGCTCCGCACAAATGTGTCCGGGATCTGGGCACTGGGAGATTGCAACGGCAAAGGAGCCTTCACCCACACCGCCTACAATGACTTCGAGATCGTCGCTGCCAATCTGCTCGACAACGATCCCCGCTGTGTCAGCGACCGTATCCCCACGTATGCCCTCTTCATGGATCCTCCCCTGGCCCGTGTCGGCCTCACCGAGCGCGAAGTGCGTCAGTCAGGTAAACCAGCACTCATGGGGACTCGCCCGATGACCAAAGTAAATCGCGCTGTCGAGAAAGGCGAGAGCGAAGGCTTTATGAAGATTCTGGTTGATGTCGAAAGCAAGCAGATCCTTGGAGCCTCCATCCTCGGAACCAGTGGCGACGAAGCGATTCACTGCATCACAGATGTCATGTATGCTCGAGCGCCTTACACGACGATCCAGCGCGCCGTGCACATCCATCCCACCGTCTCCGAACTGATTCCTACAGTACTCGGCGACCTCCAACCCCTGTCGTAATTTCAGATTCTGGAATGCGTACAAATAATGCTCCTGCCCACAGTATGAGCAAGGGGAAGAGTTCCAACGTGTACCGTGGCTCTGAGTTATCGAGTGTCAGTAGTAGCGCACATCGTAACGCAAAGAATGCAATCATCGACCAGGCCAGCACCGCGTGTCCACCCCATCCTCTTCGCCTCCAACGCCACAGCCCGATCGCTCCGGCCGTGAAATACACAAGATTCAGCAAGGCATACGTTCCCGCAAAGATAGTCTGCTTTGGGTGCCTCCACTTCCACCACTCCAAATCGGACTCCATCATCTCCGTTCGCGGGCGGAAAGCCATATCCACCAACCGCGCGACTGGCAGAACCAGGTAATACCGCACCGGATCGTCAGCGATCCTCTCCTCAGCCAATGCGCCAAATCCCGCATCCAGCTCTGGTGTCGCATTGAAATCCTGATTGTGTTTGTTCAGCAATGCCTCTACCCGGCTGTACTGCTCCTCCGTATCAAACGCTCGGGTCGGAATATCGTCGATGTCGATCATTGCAGTGTTCCAGTTCCAGTACACATCCTCCGTTGAGACAAACTCGATTGCCCAGGTGCGATACCAGCGATCGAATCCGTGCGGAATTAACTCGCCCGGGTCAACCGCATCCTTCGGAACCAGTGGCTGAAATACATGGAAGGTCCGCCAGTTACGGACTGTCCACGGCATTAGCGGTAGAACCACGCAAAGCGCCGCCACAGCAACCGGCGCCGCATTCCTACCCTTAAACCCACCCCGCAAACTGACCCACCCCATCGCAGAAAGAATTGCAACTGATAGCAACCCCTGCTCTGGACGCAGTAACACAGCGTAAGCCAGCGCCATTGCAATGGCCCAAAGCCAGCGATTCCACCCCCCCTCCAGTTCTTTCCATCGAACCAACCCGTAAAACGCAACTACGATGCAAGTCAGCGTAAGGGTCTCGGTTAAAGGAGCTGCAACATAATTTGCGGTAAAGGGACACAGTGCCGCCATCCACAACACTGCGATTCCAGCCCGCCGCCCAAAAATGCGTCTCGCTAAATCGCCCAGCAGAATACACGTACCCAGATCGATCAGGCATTGTGCCAACATCACTGCCGAATATCTGTCATCGCCAAATACCCTAAAGCATAGGGCCAGAAACATCGGGTATCCCGGTAGCCGGATCAGCGTCGGAAGCGGCCCTGACGCTGACTCTGCAAAGCCATAAACGCCGTGATGCATCCAGTTCTTCGCGATATCTCCATAGATCAGCGTATCCCCGGCGATTCGCGGGGTATGCAACACAAAGGCCAGCCGCAGCGCCAGTCCCAGCACCACTGCGCCCCAGAATAAAATCAACCCTTTTCGTCGAGGAATTAGCATCCAAACTGCATCATACTGCGAACTTTATCCCCTTCAACCGTTTCGTTGACTCTAGACTCTTCCCTGCTTAGGATGGAGCCTGAGGCAAAGCCCATCGCGAAAAGCCTCACTCCCTGATGGCCAAACAGATCTTCTACGACCCGCAACGCAAGCGCTGGAAACGCCTCCGGGTCATCCTTGACTCACTTGCATTCATCGGCCTAATTCTCGCCATTATTTTTTTCGTCGGACTGATCCGCATGAAGCCCCTACCAGAGCTCATGCTTGAGACGCAAAAACGGAACTACCGTGCTCTTGCGAATCAACCGCAGAAAAATCAGAAGCTTCGCCGATCTGCCCATCGTAAAACGGATATTAAGCCTTCAGACGTCCCTCTAAACTCAGGCGAAGGCCTACGCGCTGCATACTATGTCGAAGACGACCCCGCCAGCTATTCCTCCTTCCGCCAGCACATCTCTCAAATCGACAT
This portion of the Edaphobacter sp. 4G125 genome encodes:
- a CDS encoding transglycosylase SLT domain-containing protein, translating into MKVCTRFQTAFLLGSFVLGTGFPAWSQSSSKPSAKKHSSKSSTSAKKKTPQPSSHTAAKSSSARRSSKTSAKTKAHRRTAKKPTAETIRLTSVFRATEQLRPMAQQLNATRSAAAYAGVQAYARTHPGEGSATAWLALGHAYMLDRRYNEAYTAFQQAKTSGKVLNDYADYLGAQAALQANRGADAYALLDHFAEHYPDSIFVANAPVLLANAYIQQNNPQGALTALHPLEDTPVGSHSDFRYILGRAYQLTGDAGHAAPIYRNIYAKFPFSYEAGQARAQLDAMGVPLNATERKSHADQLFNAKRYNEAGQEYHEIARNDSSLSQMDRDALAVYAAVCDYKLKRISRRDVERLPEPNDDAASAKLYLLAELSRSEGDTAAHTTVLDQMIKRFPTSRWLEEALYSGGNMYLLKQDSEQAIKHYKLLVQMFPRSTYAPSAHWRAAWMNYRMRNFGEAARLMDEQIVQYGAGIEAPTALYWRGRIFEEQEHNPGQAANYYRALSANYTNYYYAELARKRLEILGTQAPNVLASPVLASIQKREIPSLIDEIPENEPHLIKARLVANAALNEYIGPEIQAAPDSSEWGALAEARIYASYGETTRTLQSLKRSKISFFALPLDQVPTLYWQLLFPRAYWNDLVANSEKNGLDPYLVASLIRQESEFNAGAVSRANAYGLMQLLPSVGKSLARKQGMHNFKTSDLLNAGTNLRLGTLNLNQVLARYGGQAEYALAAYNAGDVPVRRWMAAGPYQDIAEFVESIPYTETREYVQAILRNRRIYQALYGKR
- a CDS encoding RNA polymerase sigma factor, translated to MPAIQSPGTEEIHPDVALVARAREGDTAAFEQLVRQYERQIFRVAQHITQNREDAEDITQDTFLKAYEKLDQFQGNSKFSTWLVRIAVNESLMRLRKRKTSKTVSMDEDVQTEEGSIPRDFAEWRPNPEQIFDQNELNDILRRTIQGLPPGFRTVFTLRDIENLSTEETAEALGLSIPAVKSRLLRARLQLRERLSRYFRQRKEGQPA
- a CDS encoding anti-sigma factor family protein, which translates into the protein MNCTDFLSQLTDYFDGQISPELLEEVRAHLSGCKHCEVVLNTTRQTIEVYRGNEVYEISDDLREKLHTAIMTKCLEKKRA
- a CDS encoding DUF779 domain-containing protein gives rise to the protein MTTATQLPLQVTATPSALALIEKLKARYGELMFHQSGGCCDGSSPMCYPRGEFLVGDSDVLLGEIGGTPFYMSRSQFEYWKHTQLTLDVVTGRGGMFSLEGPEGLRFLIRSKVFGDDEIAALRTAGRI
- the adh gene encoding aldehyde dehydrogenase; the protein is MATMTALRPGAYGYPVSIRARYNNFIGGEWVAPASGQYFENVTPVTGQILCEIPRSNAADVDRALDAAHAAKTAWGKTAPAERARMLEKIAQRMEDNLEMLATVETWDNGKPIREAMAADIPLAIDHFRYFAGAIRAQEGSISEIDETTVAYHYHEPLGVVGQIIPWNFPILMAAWKLAPALAAGNAVVLKPAEQTPLGILVFAELIQDILPPGVLNIVNGFGLEAGKPLASSSRIAKIAFTGETTTGRLIMQYASQNIIPVTLELGGKSPNIFFADVMREDDDFFDKSLEGFAMFALNQGEVCTCPSRALVHESIYGRFMERALKRVRAIQQGNPLDKTTMIGAQASTEQMEKILSYLDIGRQEGAEVLTGGKRAKLEGDLAEGFYIEPTVFKGNNKMRIFQEEIFGPVVSVTTFKDDDEALAIANDTLYGLGAGIWTRDLNRAYHFGRSIQAGRVWTNCYHLYPAHAAFGGYKQSGIGRENHKIMLDHYQQTKNQLISYSPKAMGFF
- a CDS encoding lipid-binding SYLF domain-containing protein; this translates as MKKIACLSLGVLLVLPLMAKGQEKEEDRVKESGLVLRDILEAPDKGIPQDLIDKAECVVVYPSVKKAAFVVGGSYGRGVMTCRTGKNFRGPWSAPTMMALEGASFGFQIGGQATDFVLLIMNERGASSVLSSKVKIGADASAAAGPVGRNASAETDVMLKAEILSWSRAQGLFAGISLSGSSMRPDNGANKNLYGKDLTAQDIVFKHEVKAPASARTLLAELNKISPRRKP
- a CDS encoding SDR family NAD(P)-dependent oxidoreductase, which encodes MQISHASKVVLVTGGTGGLGRSVVLAFAAENAKVTTTYRNAAELTALKQAAGEKAGFIEGVQADATDESAISALVSSILSKHGRLDVVVNTVGGYAGGIKLWELEPKVFERMLDLNLRVGFVLGRTTIPALVQQGRGVLINVAAKAAFDHAAGASAYAASKAAAVALMDCLAADVKGTGVRVNSILPSIIDTEANRKGMPDADFDRWPKPEEIARVILFLASDEARVVHGASVPVYGES
- a CDS encoding FAD-containing oxidoreductase, whose protein sequence is MMPTPFDAIIIGAGQAGPSLAGRLAQAGRKVAIVERKLFGGTCVNTGCTPTKTLIASAYVAHKAHTAKMYGIDVSGPVHADMREIKARKDSILLKSRDNIESWLRDMQNCTVFTGHARFESPTTIRVDKELLSAPQIFLNVGGRASVPPIPGVHEVPFLTNTSLLDLEELPRHLAIVGGSYIGIEFAQAFRRFGSEITIIEMGPRLAQREDDDVSSTIKEILEKEGIRIRLNAECISLDHSPEGVSVHVNCNEDNKPLIASHVLLAVGRRPNTDDLGLDKAGVATDQHGYIKVDDQLRTNVSGIWALGDCNGKGAFTHTAYNDFEIVAANLLDNDPRCVSDRIPTYALFMDPPLARVGLTEREVRQSGKPALMGTRPMTKVNRAVEKGESEGFMKILVDVESKQILGASILGTSGDEAIHCITDVMYARAPYTTIQRAVHIHPTVSELIPTVLGDLQPLS
- a CDS encoding ArnT family glycosyltransferase; this translates as MILFWGAVVLGLALRLAFVLHTPRIAGDTLIYGDIAKNWMHHGVYGFAESASGPLPTLIRLPGYPMFLALCFRVFGDDRYSAVMLAQCLIDLGTCILLGDLARRIFGRRAGIAVLWMAALCPFTANYVAAPLTETLTLTCIVVAFYGLVRWKELEGGWNRWLWAIAMALAYAVLLRPEQGLLSVAILSAMGWVSLRGGFKGRNAAPVAVAALCVVLPLMPWTVRNWRTFHVFQPLVPKDAVDPGELIPHGFDRWYRTWAIEFVSTEDVYWNWNTAMIDIDDIPTRAFDTEEQYSRVEALLNKHNQDFNATPELDAGFGALAEERIADDPVRYYLVLPVARLVDMAFRPRTEMMESDLEWWKWRHPKQTIFAGTYALLNLVYFTAGAIGLWRWRRRGWGGHAVLAWSMIAFFALRCALLLTLDNSEPRYTLELFPLLILWAGALFVRIPESEITTGVGGRRVL